Sequence from the Bryobacteraceae bacterium genome:
GATTGCGGCGCTGTTGGCGAGCGTCTTAATCGCAAGTATGGGAGGAGGCGAGCGGAGGGCCGCGAGCGCCTCCCGGGCACGCCGGACAAATCGGTCCGCTTCGCGAGTCCGGCCCGTACCCGCGCAGATCATCGAGAGATTGCTCAGCGCGCTGACAATCCGTTCCTTCGCCGCGTTACCGCTTTCTTCTTGCAGAATCCGGAGCACCTCCCGGAAAATGCGCTCCCCTTCGACCAGGTTTCCCTGTTGCACCGCGACCGAAGCGAGATCGCCCATCACCCCGGCCCGGTCCCCCGCCGTCAAGCCGGACGCGCCGGAAAGCACCTGGCGAAGCAGGGATTCGGCCCGCGACACCTGTCCGGTCTCCAGATACGCCCCCGAAAGATTCATCGCCACCTCGATTAGATGGTGCTCTTCGCTCCCCGCCCTCTCGAAGATCGCCAGCGCCCGCGTGTACCGGCGTGTGGCCTCGAGGATGTGTCCCTGTTCCTGCAAGTGGTAGCCGCTGTTGTTGAGGACTATCGCCACGGCCACCCCCTCCGGGTCGACCCTCTCGGCTTCGGCCATCGCGCGGCCAAACCGCTCGTCCGCCTCCCCAACGCGCCCGGCCGCCCGTGCCGACTCAGCCTCGTCCAAAGCCAGCCGCCACGCCGCTTTCTCCGCAGCCTCGCCGGCGAAAAGACAGACCGGCCAGACCAGCGGTAAGGCCTGCAGCAATGATCGGACCATCGCAACACGCTCCTTCCGACGCCCACGATGGACGGTGCCGCCGGGGGAGATCCATGGCCGATGGCTCCCTTCCGCGTCCGATCCGCATCCCCGGTTAAACGATTGGATTGAATGGACATCCTGTAACCTCTCTGGAGCCTCCGGACGTCTTTCAGGCCGTAGTGAGTCCACGAGGGCAGACCGACGCCTCCACGCCGTCGGCCCGCGTGCGTTTTGGGCCATTCGATTTCGATCCGGCAACCGGAGAGTTGCACAAGCATGGAATCCGGCGTCGCTTGCCCGGCCAGGCGTACCGCATTCTCTGCGCCCTACTGGAGCGGCCGGGCGAGGTCATCC
This genomic interval carries:
- a CDS encoding tetratricopeptide repeat protein, yielding MVRSLLQALPLVWPVCLFAGEAAEKAAWRLALDEAESARAAGRVGEADERFGRAMAEAERVDPEGVAVAIVLNNSGYHLQEQGHILEATRRYTRALAIFERAGSEEHHLIEVAMNLSGAYLETGQVSRAESLLRQVLSGASGLTAGDRAGVMGDLASVAVQQGNLVEGERIFREVLRILQEESGNAAKERIVSALSNLSMICAGTGRTREADRFVRRAREALAALRSPPPILAIKTLANSAAISAGLGRRADADRYYKEAIAHCERAFGINHFLLGSVLTTYSQFLRLAKRKKEAREAEARARAISEEFARDNLIGYTVDLKAAQARGREKSRRLPRGFAEPGRH